A genomic window from Salvia hispanica cultivar TCC Black 2014 chromosome 5, UniMelb_Shisp_WGS_1.0, whole genome shotgun sequence includes:
- the LOC125188391 gene encoding calcium-dependent protein kinase 32-like: MGNCCATPQTSDEKKPNPYFDGKPVPNGGHKSYVLENPTGHNIEEFYELGRELGRGEFGITYMCTDKSNGEILACKSISKKKLRTRVDIEDVKREVEIMKHLPKHSNIVTLKDTYEDDSAVHLVMELCEGGELFDRIVARGHYTERAAAAVTRTIVEVIQNCHKHGVIHRDLKPENFLFSNKKETAPLKAIDFGLSVFFKPGQIFDEIVGSPYYMAPEVLKRNYGPEIDVWSAGVILYILLCGVPPFWAETEQGVAQAIIRSNVDFKREPWPKVSDRAKDLVKKMLNPDPKQRLTAQEVLDHPWLQNAKTAPNVSLGETVRAKLMQFSMMNKLKKKALRVIAEHLSVEEVAGIKEGFKLMDTENKGKIDINELRAGLHKLGHQIPESDLVALMEAGDVDKDGYLDCAEFVAISVHLRKLGNDDHLRKAFDYFDKNGTGYIEIEELRDAFADEPEATSEEVINAIIQDVDTDKDGRISYEEFTAMMKSGTDWRKASRQYSRERYNSLSLKLMEAGSLQKNQ; this comes from the exons ATGGGTAATTGTTGTGCAACACCGCAAACCTCTGATGAGAAGAAGCCAAATCCTTACTTCGATGGGAAGCCTGTTCCAAATGGTGGGCATAAATCTTATGTGTTGGAGAATCCAACAGGGCATAACATAGAGGAGTTTTATGAGCTCGGGCGGGAGCTCGGACGGGGTGAATTTGGGATCACGTATATGTGTACTGATAAAAGCAATGGAGAGATTCTTGCTTGTAAGTCGATATCAAAGAAGAAGTTGAGGACTAGAGTGGATATTGAGGATGTTAAGAGGGAGGTTGAGATCATGAAGCATCTGCCTAAGCATTCCAATATAGTGACGTTGAAGGACACTTATGAGGATGATAGTGCAGTCCATTTAGTCATGGAGTTGTGCGAGGGTGGTGAGTTGTTTGATAGGATTGTTGCTAGAGGTCATTATACCGAAAGGGCTGCTGCAGCTGTGACTCGCACGATTGTTGAAGTTATTCAG AACTGTCACAAGCATGGAGTCATACATCGTGATCTCAAACCTGAAAATTTCTTGTTCAGCAATAAGAAGGAAACAGCACCCCTCAAAGCTATTGATTTTGGGCTGTCCGTCTTCTTCAAGCCTG GCCAGATATTTGATGAGATAGTTGGAAGTCCCTATTATATGGCTCCGGAGGTGCTGAAAAGGAACTACGGTCCAGAAATTGACGTCTGGAGTGCTGGAGTGATTCTCTACATTTTACTCTGCGGTGTTCCGCCATTTTGGGCTG AAACTGAACAAGGAGTTGCCCAAGCGATCATTCGTTCTAATGTTGACTTCAAAAGAGAACCTTGGCCCAAAGTATCCGATAGAGCGAAGGATCTGGTGAAGAAGATGCTCAATCCTGATCCCAAACAACGTCTTACAGCACAAGAAGTACTTG ATCATCCCTGGTTACAAAATGCAAAGACTGCTCCTAATGTTTCTCTGGGTGAAACTGTCAGAGCTAAGCTCATGCAATTTTCGATGATGAATAAGTTGAAGAAAAAGGCTCTAAGG GTGATTGCTGAGCATTTGTCGGTAGAGGAGGTGGCGGGAATAAAGGAGGGGTTCAAATTGATGGATACAGAAAACAAGGGGAAGATTGACATCAATGAGTTGAGAGCTGGATTACATAAGCTTGGTCATCAAATCCCCGAATCTGATCTCGTAGCTCTCATGGAAGCG GGCGATGTGGATAAGGATGGGTATCTCGACTGTGCAGAGTTTGTTGCCATTTCTGTACACCTAAGGAAGTTGGGCAATGATGACCATCTGCGCAAGGCCTTCgactattttgataaaaatggaACTGGATACATAGAAATTGAAGAGCTGAGGGACGCCTTTGCTGATGAGCCAGAAGCTACCAGTGAAGAGGTCATAAATGCCATCATTCAAGATGTTGACACGGACAAG GATGGTCGTATAAGTTACGAGGAGTTCACTGCAATGATGAAATCCGGCACAGATTGGAGAAAAGCATCGAGACAATATTCACGGGAACGATACAACAGTCTTAGCTTGAAATTGATGGAAGCTGGCTCCTTACAGAAGAACCAATGA